In Flavobacteriaceae bacterium, the following proteins share a genomic window:
- a CDS encoding 3-hydroxyacyl-CoA dehydrogenase/enoyl-CoA hydratase family protein, with protein sequence MSKRRIKKVAVIGSGIMGSGIACHFANIGVDVLLLDIVPNKLNEIEKAKGLTLENKVVRNRLVNDSLKVALKSKPSPIYLQKFANRITTGNLEDDIAKVKDVDWIIEVVVERLDIKQKVFENLEKHRTPGTLITSNTSGIPIKFMNEGRSDDFQKHFCGTHFFNPARYLKLFEIIPGPKTNPEVLEFLNAYGEQFLGKTSVIAKDTPAFIGNRIGIFGIQSLFHQVKELGLTIEEVDKLTGPVIGRPKSATFRTVDVVGLDTLVHVANGIADNCKNDERLELFKLPDFINTMVENKWFGSKTKQGFYKKSISAEGKKEILSLDLNTLEYRSAQKAKFATLELTKTIDNVIDRFKILVSGKDKAGEFYRKSFAALFAYVTNRIPEISDDLYKIDDAMKAGFGWEHGPFQIWDAIGVEKGIDIMKTEGLEPAAWVIEMLASGNSSFYTVKDGATYAYDIPKQSQEKIPGQDAFIILDNIRKSNEVFKNSGVVIEDLGDGILNIEFQSKMNTIGGDVLAGLNKAIDLAEKNYQGLVIGNQAANFSVGANIGMIFMMAVEQEYDELNMAIKYFQDTVMRMRYSSIPTVAAPHGLSLGGSCELSMHTDKVVAAAETYIGLVEFGVGVIPGGGGSKEMALRASDTFKKGDVQLNVLQEYFLTIGMAKVATSAYEAFDLGILQKGKDIVVVNKDRQIATAKAYAKLMAESGYTQPVKRKDVKVLGKQALSMFLVGTDSMEASHYISEHDKKIANKLAYVMAGGDLSEPTLVSEQYLLDLEREAFLSLCTERKTLERIQHMLKTGKPLRN encoded by the coding sequence ATGAGCAAACGAAGAATAAAAAAAGTAGCAGTCATTGGTTCAGGCATTATGGGTAGTGGTATTGCATGTCATTTCGCAAATATTGGCGTAGATGTCTTACTGTTAGATATTGTACCCAATAAACTTAATGAAATTGAAAAAGCTAAAGGGTTAACTCTCGAAAATAAGGTGGTTCGTAATCGTTTGGTAAATGATTCTCTTAAAGTAGCTTTGAAATCGAAACCCTCTCCTATTTATTTGCAAAAATTTGCAAACAGAATTACCACAGGGAATTTAGAAGACGATATTGCAAAAGTGAAAGATGTAGATTGGATTATTGAAGTTGTGGTAGAGCGTTTAGATATTAAACAAAAAGTATTCGAAAATCTTGAAAAACATAGAACTCCTGGAACATTAATCACGTCTAATACTTCTGGAATTCCTATAAAATTCATGAACGAAGGAAGAAGTGATGATTTTCAAAAGCATTTTTGCGGTACACACTTTTTTAATCCAGCTCGTTATTTAAAATTATTTGAGATCATTCCTGGGCCAAAAACCAATCCTGAAGTATTAGAATTTTTAAATGCTTATGGTGAGCAATTCCTCGGAAAAACATCTGTAATTGCCAAAGACACACCTGCATTTATAGGAAACAGAATTGGAATTTTTGGAATTCAAAGTTTATTCCATCAAGTAAAAGAATTAGGATTAACCATTGAAGAAGTTGATAAGCTAACTGGTCCAGTGATTGGTCGACCAAAATCTGCTACATTCCGAACAGTAGACGTTGTTGGCTTAGATACTTTGGTACATGTTGCCAATGGTATTGCTGATAATTGTAAAAATGATGAGCGTTTAGAGTTATTTAAATTACCCGATTTCATCAATACAATGGTAGAAAATAAGTGGTTTGGAAGTAAAACTAAACAAGGTTTTTATAAAAAAAGTATATCTGCAGAAGGCAAAAAAGAAATTTTATCTCTCGATTTAAATACATTGGAATATCGCTCAGCACAAAAAGCGAAATTTGCAACCTTAGAGCTTACCAAAACTATAGATAACGTTATTGATCGTTTTAAAATATTGGTTTCCGGAAAAGATAAAGCTGGTGAATTCTATCGTAAATCATTTGCAGCTCTTTTCGCTTACGTTACCAATCGAATTCCTGAAATTTCAGACGATTTGTATAAAATAGATGATGCTATGAAAGCTGGTTTTGGATGGGAACATGGCCCTTTTCAAATTTGGGATGCCATTGGTGTAGAAAAAGGAATTGATATAATGAAAACTGAAGGTTTGGAGCCTGCAGCTTGGGTAATAGAGATGTTAGCATCTGGTAATTCGTCATTCTATACAGTAAAAGATGGTGCAACCTATGCATATGATATTCCGAAGCAATCTCAAGAAAAAATACCTGGACAAGACGCTTTTATCATCTTAGATAATATTAGAAAATCTAATGAGGTCTTTAAAAACTCAGGAGTAGTTATTGAAGATTTAGGAGATGGCATTTTAAATATAGAGTTTCAATCTAAAATGAATACCATTGGTGGTGATGTGCTCGCTGGATTAAATAAAGCTATAGATTTAGCTGAAAAAAATTATCAAGGTTTGGTGATAGGAAATCAAGCTGCAAATTTTTCGGTAGGTGCCAATATTGGGATGATATTTATGATGGCTGTTGAGCAAGAATATGACGAGTTAAATATGGCTATCAAATACTTTCAAGACACCGTGATGCGCATGCGTTATTCGTCCATTCCTACGGTTGCAGCTCCACATGGCTTGTCGCTTGGTGGTTCTTGCGAGCTATCAATGCATACTGATAAAGTCGTAGCTGCTGCTGAAACCTATATCGGATTAGTTGAATTTGGTGTAGGTGTTATTCCTGGTGGAGGTGGTTCTAAAGAAATGGCTTTGCGTGCTTCAGATACATTTAAAAAAGGAGACGTTCAACTCAATGTGCTTCAAGAGTATTTTTTAACTATTGGCATGGCTAAAGTGGCAACTTCTGCTTATGAAGCTTTTGATTTAGGGATTCTTCAAAAAGGAAAGGATATTGTTGTGGTTAATAAAGATCGACAAATTGCTACTGCAAAAGCGTATGCTAAATTAATGGCTGAATCTGGTTATACACAACCTGTAAAACGCAAAGATGTAAAAGTACTAGGAAAACAAGCCTTAAGTATGTTTTTGGTAGGAACAGACTCTATGGAAGCAAGTCATTATATTTCTGAGCATGATAAGAAAATTGCAAACAAATTAGCTTATGTGATGGCAGGTGGAGATTTATCTGAACCTACTTTAGTAAGTGAACAATATTTATTAGATCTAGAACGCGAAGCTTTTTTATCTCTTTGTACAGAACGTAAAACATTAGAACGCATTCAGCACATGTTGAAAACTGGAAAACCACTCCGTAATTAG
- a CDS encoding acetyl-CoA C-acyltransferase, which translates to MKQAYIVKAYRTAVGKAPKGVFRFKRTDELAAETIQHMMKELPQLEASRIDDVIVGNAMPEGSQGLNMARLISLMGLNSVDVPGVTINRFCSSGIETIGVATAKIQAGMADCIIAGGAESMSAVPMTGFKPELNYDAIVKAGHEDYYWGMGNTAEAVANQFKVSREDQDEFAFNSHMKALKAQAENRFQDQIVPIEVEQTYIDDNGKKATKSYTVTKDEGPRANTSIKALAKLRPVFAADGSVTAGNSSQMSDGAAFVMVMSETMVKELNLEPIARLVNYAAAGVEPRIMGIGPVKAIPKALKQAGLQQDDLSLIELNEAFASQSLAVIRELNLNPDIVNVNGGAIALGHPLGCTGAKLSVQLFDEMRKQNMQGKYGAVTMCVGTGQGACGIFEFLN; encoded by the coding sequence ATGAAACAAGCATATATAGTAAAAGCATATAGAACAGCAGTTGGGAAGGCCCCTAAAGGTGTATTCAGATTTAAAAGAACAGATGAATTAGCTGCTGAAACCATACAGCATATGATGAAAGAATTACCTCAGTTAGAGGCATCACGAATTGATGATGTTATAGTTGGTAATGCAATGCCAGAAGGTTCTCAAGGATTAAATATGGCGCGACTAATCTCTTTAATGGGATTAAATTCTGTGGATGTCCCAGGAGTAACAATCAATCGATTTTGCTCTTCAGGAATAGAAACTATTGGAGTTGCTACAGCAAAAATTCAAGCTGGAATGGCCGATTGTATCATTGCTGGTGGTGCTGAAAGTATGAGTGCTGTACCCATGACCGGATTTAAACCTGAGTTAAATTATGATGCTATTGTAAAAGCTGGTCATGAAGATTACTACTGGGGAATGGGAAATACTGCTGAAGCAGTTGCAAATCAATTTAAAGTTTCTCGTGAAGATCAAGATGAATTTGCGTTTAACTCTCATATGAAAGCGTTAAAAGCTCAAGCTGAAAATCGTTTTCAAGATCAAATTGTTCCAATAGAAGTTGAGCAAACTTACATTGACGACAATGGTAAAAAAGCTACAAAATCATATACAGTAACTAAAGATGAAGGCCCTCGTGCAAATACAAGTATAAAAGCTCTAGCTAAATTACGTCCTGTGTTTGCTGCTGACGGAAGTGTTACTGCTGGTAACTCATCTCAAATGAGCGATGGCGCTGCTTTTGTTATGGTAATGAGTGAAACCATGGTTAAAGAGTTAAACCTTGAACCTATTGCACGATTAGTTAATTATGCTGCTGCTGGTGTAGAACCTCGCATTATGGGAATAGGTCCAGTAAAAGCGATTCCAAAAGCATTAAAGCAAGCTGGATTACAGCAAGATGATTTATCATTAATTGAATTAAACGAAGCTTTTGCTTCTCAATCTTTAGCAGTAATTCGTGAATTAAACCTCAATCCAGATATTGTTAATGTTAATGGAGGCGCTATTGCATTAGGTCATCCATTAGGTTGTACTGGAGCTAAGTTATCTGTTCAACTATTTGACGAAATGCGTAAACAAAATATGCAAGGAAAATATGGTGCAGTAACTATGTGTGTAGGTACCGGGCAAGGTGCTTGTGGAATATTTGAATTTTTAAATTAA
- a CDS encoding MarR family transcriptional regulator: MKDKTIDYVLRTTWLAVNKMYNEEAAKFDTTMATGFTLLSIDPEEGTASTALGPKMGMEATSLSRILKRMDELGLIERRPNPKDGRGVIIHLTDFGKEKREYSRERVLTFNETIRNNISEEKLNHFYEVAELINEMVSNKKIYNKKIASILK, encoded by the coding sequence ATGAAAGATAAAACCATTGATTATGTTTTAAGAACCACTTGGTTGGCTGTAAACAAAATGTATAATGAAGAAGCTGCAAAATTTGATACCACCATGGCAACTGGATTTACGCTATTAAGTATAGATCCCGAAGAAGGTACAGCTTCAACAGCCTTAGGCCCAAAAATGGGAATGGAAGCTACGAGTTTATCTAGAATATTAAAACGAATGGATGAACTAGGTTTAATCGAACGTAGGCCAAATCCAAAAGACGGTCGCGGAGTTATAATACATCTTACAGATTTTGGAAAAGAAAAAAGAGAATACTCTCGAGAACGGGTATTGACTTTTAATGAAACTATACGTAATAACATTTCAGAAGAAAAGTTGAACCACTTCTATGAAGTTGCTGAACTAATAAATGAAATGGTTTCAAACAAAAAAATATACAATAAAAAAATAGCATCTATTTTAAAATAA
- a CDS encoding long-chain fatty acid--CoA ligase — protein MANITRLFDFPYHQRDTYNLDKAFTTKYDGEWQSISSQEYIDKANAISRALLRLGVKKGDKIAVISTNNRTEWNLIDIGVLQVGAQNIPIYPTICAEDYEYVINHSESIYCFVSDEEVLAKINVIKDNTQLKEVYSFDEIEGCKHYSELFQLGKDNSNQPEVENIKASVTPNDLATIIYTSGTTGTPKGVMLSHNNLVSNVLDSETRVPFNYGKSKALSFLPVCHVFERMILYLYQYCGVEIYFAESIEKMSDNLKEVKPNVMTAVPRLYEKVYDKIVAKGTELSGIKKAFFFWAINLGLKYEPYGKNGWWYEKQLKLARKLIFSKWQEGLGGELELMVSGSAALQSRLTRTFAAAGMPIMEGYGLTETSPVISVNDERGGGFRIGTVGRVINNVEVKIAGDGEILVKGPNVMLGYYKDPEKTAEVIIDGYFHTGDKGELSDDGFLKITGRKKEMFKTSGGKYVIPTLLEDILKQSRFIEQVMVIGEGEKMPAAIIQPNFDFIKDWIERKNKDVGTTEAEIASSQIIIERIQEEINSCNMNFGNWEQIKRFELTPEVWSIDAGHLTPTMKMKRSVIKNIYAHLIEKIYRS, from the coding sequence ATGGCAAATATCACTCGACTTTTTGACTTCCCGTATCACCAACGAGATACTTATAATCTAGATAAAGCATTTACTACAAAATATGATGGTGAATGGCAATCCATTTCATCACAAGAATATATCGATAAAGCCAATGCTATAAGTCGTGCTTTGCTTAGATTGGGTGTCAAAAAAGGAGACAAAATTGCTGTAATTTCCACAAATAATCGAACTGAATGGAATCTTATAGACATAGGTGTCTTACAAGTAGGAGCTCAAAATATACCTATTTATCCTACCATTTGTGCCGAAGATTATGAATATGTCATTAATCATTCCGAATCTATTTATTGTTTTGTTTCTGATGAAGAAGTACTGGCAAAAATAAATGTGATCAAAGATAATACACAATTAAAGGAAGTGTATTCTTTTGATGAAATTGAAGGTTGCAAACATTATTCAGAATTATTTCAATTAGGGAAAGATAACAGTAATCAACCTGAAGTAGAAAACATAAAAGCTTCCGTAACACCTAACGATCTTGCAACTATTATTTATACTTCTGGAACCACAGGAACGCCTAAAGGAGTTATGTTGTCACACAATAACTTAGTATCCAACGTATTGGATAGTGAAACACGCGTTCCCTTTAATTATGGAAAATCTAAAGCACTTAGTTTTTTACCAGTTTGTCATGTATTTGAACGTATGATCTTATACTTATATCAATATTGTGGCGTAGAAATTTATTTTGCTGAGTCTATCGAAAAAATGAGTGATAACCTTAAAGAGGTTAAGCCTAATGTAATGACAGCTGTACCTCGTCTCTATGAGAAAGTATACGATAAAATTGTTGCTAAAGGCACTGAATTGTCAGGCATTAAAAAAGCATTCTTTTTTTGGGCAATTAATTTAGGACTGAAGTATGAACCTTATGGTAAAAATGGTTGGTGGTACGAGAAGCAACTCAAGCTGGCTCGCAAACTTATTTTTAGTAAATGGCAAGAAGGTCTTGGTGGAGAATTAGAACTTATGGTATCTGGAAGTGCAGCTTTGCAATCACGGCTTACCCGAACTTTTGCAGCAGCAGGTATGCCTATTATGGAAGGCTATGGTTTAACAGAAACTTCACCTGTAATCTCTGTAAATGATGAACGTGGTGGAGGTTTTAGAATAGGTACTGTAGGACGCGTTATTAATAATGTAGAGGTTAAAATAGCTGGTGATGGTGAGATACTTGTTAAAGGTCCAAACGTGATGTTAGGCTATTATAAAGATCCAGAAAAAACAGCTGAAGTAATTATTGACGGTTATTTTCACACCGGAGATAAAGGTGAATTATCCGACGATGGGTTTTTAAAAATTACAGGACGTAAAAAAGAGATGTTTAAAACATCTGGTGGTAAATATGTTATTCCAACGCTTTTAGAAGATATCTTAAAACAATCTCGATTTATAGAACAGGTTATGGTTATAGGTGAAGGCGAAAAAATGCCTGCTGCCATTATACAGCCAAATTTTGATTTTATCAAAGATTGGATTGAGCGAAAAAATAAAGATGTAGGTACAACTGAAGCTGAAATTGCATCATCTCAAATTATTATAGAACGTATTCAAGAAGAGATTAACAGTTGTAATATGAATTTTGGCAACTGGGAACAAATAAAACGTTTTGAATTGACGCCCGAAGTATGGTCTATAGACGCTGGTCATCTTACTCCTACTATGAAAATGAAACGTAGCGTCATTAAAAATATTTATGCACATCTTATAGAGAAGATTTATCGATCTTAA
- a CDS encoding Zn-dependent exopeptidase M28: MKPFFKFIILITTIFYSLISQAQLDSLFVLEIKPIQKEILAKLTGQKAIKDNLFLLQRSTPKERRLTVDYLSDYLFNMGWELYNHHYKTTNGNPFLDLILKPMTGINVVAKLPATKTSNEYIIFGSHYDSERGSPGAIDNASGIALSLGLAHKLTDLKERKVNFIIVFFDQEEDNEIGSKAYAKLLKKSGREVHSVHTIDMMGWDKDDNRGFEIELPTLSMQQLYETEVEKFNIPLSITKVSSSDHKSFIDQGFNAVGISEEYVKRDTTPYIHTPNDTYDTVNFNFLISTTQIIYQIFKKLAQ; this comes from the coding sequence ATGAAACCATTTTTTAAATTTATAATATTAATTACTACCATATTTTATTCACTTATTAGTCAAGCACAATTAGACTCATTATTTGTTTTAGAAATTAAACCTATTCAGAAAGAGATCTTGGCTAAACTGACCGGACAAAAAGCAATAAAAGATAACCTGTTTTTACTGCAAAGAAGTACACCTAAAGAACGACGTCTAACAGTAGACTATCTGTCTGATTATCTTTTTAATATGGGTTGGGAATTGTATAATCATCATTATAAAACAACCAATGGAAATCCGTTTTTAGATTTGATTTTAAAACCTATGACAGGCATTAATGTGGTTGCAAAATTACCTGCTACTAAAACCAGTAATGAATATATAATCTTTGGATCTCACTATGATTCAGAACGAGGAAGCCCAGGTGCTATAGATAATGCCTCTGGAATAGCTTTAAGCCTAGGGTTAGCCCATAAGTTAACAGATTTGAAAGAACGAAAAGTTAATTTTATAATCGTATTTTTTGATCAGGAAGAAGATAATGAAATAGGAAGTAAAGCGTATGCGAAATTGCTGAAAAAGAGCGGGAGAGAAGTACATTCTGTACATACCATAGATATGATGGGATGGGATAAAGATGATAATCGTGGATTTGAGATAGAGCTTCCTACTTTAAGCATGCAACAACTGTATGAAACCGAAGTTGAGAAATTCAATATTCCTCTTAGTATAACCAAAGTAAGTTCATCAGATCACAAATCATTTATAGATCAAGGGTTTAATGCTGTTGGAATTTCAGAAGAATATGTAAAGCGAGATACAACTCCTTATATTCATACGCCTAATGATACTTATGATACTGTGAATTTTAACTTTCTAATATCTACTACGCAAATTATATATCAAATATTTAAAAAATTAGCGCAATGA
- a CDS encoding acyl-CoA dehydrogenase — MEERELLRGGQFLVKETNCEDIFTPEDFSEEQQMMKEAVIEFNDREIIPHKARFEAKDYALTEECMRKAGELGFLGVSVPEAYGGLNMGFVSTMLVCDYISSGTGSFSTAFGAHTGIGTMPITLYGSEEQKLKYVPKLATGEWFGAYCLTEPGAGSDANSGKTTAELSTDGKSYKINGQKMWISNAGFCKLFIVFARIEDDKNITGFIIENNPNNGITLGEEEHKLGIRASSTRQVFFNDTVVPVENMLSTRGNGFKIAMNALNVGRIKLAGACLDSQRRITSMATQYANERKQFKTPISDFGAIKVKLAEMATNAYVGESASYRAAKNIEDRIALRQAAGNSHQEAELKGVEEYAIECSILKVAVSEDVQACADEGIQIYGGMGFSEETPMEAAWRDARITRIYEGTNEINRMLCVGMLVKKAMKGHVDLLTPAMAVQEELMGIPSFETPDYSELFSEEKQMIAKLKKTFLMVAGAAVQKFGPQIEEHQQLLIAASDILIEIYMAESAILRTEKNVKRFGEDAQATQIAMAKLYLYHAVDIVEKNGKESIISFAEGDEQRMMLMGLKRFTKYTNYPDIVDLRNAIAEKVKRENKYCF, encoded by the coding sequence ATGGAAGAAAGAGAACTATTAAGAGGAGGGCAATTCCTAGTAAAGGAAACCAATTGTGAAGATATTTTTACTCCTGAAGATTTTTCAGAAGAGCAGCAGATGATGAAAGAAGCTGTTATAGAGTTTAATGATCGCGAAATTATTCCTCACAAAGCACGCTTTGAGGCTAAAGATTATGCACTTACCGAAGAATGTATGCGCAAAGCTGGTGAGCTAGGGTTTTTAGGTGTTTCTGTTCCTGAAGCCTATGGTGGCTTAAATATGGGATTTGTATCTACAATGTTAGTATGCGATTATATTTCTAGTGGTACAGGATCTTTTAGTACTGCTTTTGGTGCTCATACTGGTATTGGTACTATGCCAATTACACTTTATGGTTCTGAAGAACAAAAATTAAAATATGTTCCAAAGTTAGCCACTGGAGAATGGTTTGGAGCGTATTGCTTAACTGAACCTGGAGCTGGTAGTGATGCCAATTCTGGAAAAACCACTGCTGAATTATCAACTGATGGAAAATCTTATAAAATCAATGGGCAAAAAATGTGGATCTCTAATGCAGGTTTCTGTAAGTTATTTATTGTATTTGCCCGTATTGAAGATGATAAAAACATTACTGGTTTTATTATAGAAAACAATCCAAATAATGGAATTACTTTAGGTGAGGAAGAACATAAATTAGGTATTCGTGCTTCGTCCACACGTCAAGTATTTTTTAATGATACAGTAGTTCCTGTAGAAAATATGTTATCTACAAGAGGTAACGGATTCAAGATTGCTATGAATGCTTTAAATGTTGGACGTATTAAATTAGCAGGAGCATGTTTAGATTCGCAACGCCGTATTACTTCTATGGCAACTCAATACGCTAATGAACGTAAACAATTTAAAACACCAATTTCAGATTTTGGAGCAATTAAAGTAAAGTTAGCAGAAATGGCAACCAATGCTTATGTAGGAGAATCTGCAAGTTATAGAGCTGCAAAAAACATTGAAGATCGTATTGCTTTACGTCAAGCTGCTGGTAATTCACATCAAGAAGCAGAACTTAAAGGTGTTGAAGAATATGCTATTGAATGTTCTATCCTTAAAGTTGCAGTATCTGAAGATGTACAAGCTTGTGCAGATGAAGGTATCCAAATTTATGGAGGGATGGGATTCTCCGAAGAAACACCTATGGAAGCAGCTTGGAGAGATGCACGTATTACACGTATTTATGAAGGAACTAATGAAATTAACAGAATGCTTTGCGTGGGAATGTTAGTTAAAAAAGCTATGAAAGGTCATGTAGATTTATTGACGCCTGCAATGGCTGTTCAAGAAGAATTAATGGGTATTCCTTCTTTTGAAACACCAGATTATTCTGAATTGTTTTCTGAAGAAAAGCAAATGATCGCCAAACTAAAGAAAACATTTTTAATGGTAGCTGGTGCTGCGGTACAAAAATTTGGACCACAAATAGAAGAACACCAACAGTTACTCATCGCTGCTTCTGATATCTTAATTGAAATATATATGGCTGAATCTGCAATTTTAAGAACTGAAAAAAATGTAAAACGCTTTGGTGAAGACGCACAAGCTACACAAATTGCGATGGCTAAATTATATTTGTATCACGCCGTAGATATCGTAGAAAAAAATGGAAAAGAAAGCATCATTTCATTTGCTGAAGGTGATGAACAACGTATGATGCTCATGGGTCTTAAACGTTTTACAAAATATACAAACTATCCTGACATTGTTGATTTACGTAATGCTATAGCAGAAAAAGTAAAAAGAGAAAACAAGTATTGTTTTTAA